The DNA window ACCCGCCGGTCGTGGCGATAGACGGTGCGGCCGCGCCGGTCCTGCACCCGGTCGACCAGCGTGGGTTCCACCCGCTCGCCGCCATTGGCGAACATGGCATAGGCCGCCACCATCTTGAACAAAGTCGTTTCCTGCGCCCCCAGCGCGTTGGCCAGGAACGGCTTCAACTGGTCATAGGCGCCGAATTTCTCGGCATACTGGGCCACCGTCTCCATGCCGATATCCTGCGCGATGCGGATCGTCATCAGGTTGCGCGACTGTTCGATCCCGGTGCGCAGGGGCGTCGGCCCGTAATGGCGGCCGCCGGCATTCTTCGGCTCCCACAGCCCGAAAGGGGTGTTCAGACGGATCGGTTCGTCCACGACGATGGTGGCGGGGGTATAGCTGTTGTCCAGCGCGGCGGCATAGACAAAGGGCTTGAAGGCCGATCCGGGCTGGCGCATCGCCTGCGTCGCGCGGTTGAAGACCGAGGATTGATAGGAAAACCCGCCCTGCATCGCCATCACGCGGCCGGTATTGACGTCCATCGCCATGAACCCGCCCTGCACCTGCGGCACCTGCCGCAGGGTCCAGCGGATGAAGCTGCCGTCGCTGTCGCTGGTCATGGCGCGCACCAGCACCACGTCGCCCACCGACAGCAGATCGCCGGCCACGCGCGCCCGCGCCTCCAGCCGGCCGGTGTCGCGGTTCAGGGGGCGCGCCCATTGCACGTCGGCGGCCGGGATCCAGTGGCCGTCGCCATCCTCCTCGATCCCCTCGATGCCGATGCGCGCATCCTGATCGCCCAGTTGCAGCACGACCGCCGGATACCAGCCCGGAATGTCGCGCGGCACGCGCGTCTCATACAGCGCGCCGCGCCATTCCGCCTCGTCGTCCAGCCTGTCGGCGGCGATCGTCTCGCCGGTGCCGCGCCAGACGCCGCGGCCGCGGTCGTAATCCTCCAGCGCGTCGCGCAGCGCGTTGGCGGCGGCATCCTGAAGATCGGGCTCGACCGTGGCGCGGATGGTCAGCCCGCCGCCAAAGAACTCCTCGTGGCCGAACTCGCGGCTCAGCTGCCGCCGGATCTCGTCGGTGAAATAATCGCGCGGCGGCATCTGGCTGTTGAACGAGGGATAGTCGCCGTTCTGCACCGTCTTCAGCGGCAGCCTGGCCTCGGCCTCGTAGGTGGCCTGATCGACATAGCCGTTCTGCCACATCTCGCGCAGGACATAGTTGCGCCGCTCGGTCACCCGTTCCTTGGCCCGGACCGGGTGATAGCGGCCCGGCGCCTGCGGCATCGCGGCCAGCATCGCCGCCTCGTGCGGGGCCAGTTCGGCCAGCGACTTGTTGAAATAGGTCTGCGCGGCGGCGGCCACGCCAAAGCTGTTCTGGCCCAGGAAAATCTCGTTCAGATACAGTTCCAGGATCTGGTCCTTCGACAGCGACCGTTCCAGCCGCGAGGCCAGGATCAGTTCCTTGACCTTGCGTTCGACGCTGCGATCCGAGGACAGCAGAAAGTTCTTCATCACCTGCTGCGTGATGGTCGAGGCGCCGCGAACCGTGCTGCCGCCGGTCGCCGCGGCCTGATAGGCGGCACCCAGGATGCCGCGCAGATCATAGCCCGGATGGGTGTAGAAATTCTTGTCCTCGGCGCTGATGAAGGCTTCCTTCACCAGGTCGGGAACCTCCTCGATGGGCACGAACAGGCGCCGTTCCTCGGCGAATTCGTCGATCAGGCGGCCTTCGCCGGAATAGATGCGGCTGATCGTCTTGGGGGTGTATTGGGCCAGCGTCTCGTGGCTGGGCAGGTCGCGCGAATAGACCCAGAAGATGCCGCCGATGGTCAGCGCCGCAAAGAACGCCGCCGTCACCACCCAGGAAAAGATCGCACCGAAGAATGACAGGATGCCGCGCAGCACGTGAGATGGCCTTTCGTTCCGCTTTTTCCGTCTATAGCGGCGCGCCTTCGACGGGTCAAAACAACACTGGTCCCTCACGGAACCGTGCGCCGTCAGTGGCGCAGCATCGCCGAGCGTGCCCGGTCGTCGCGCGCCCAGCCGGTGATCGCGTCGGCCACCACCTCGACCATGCGCGCCCGCCATGACGGATCGGTCAGATTGGCCCGGTCGCTGTCGTCCGAGATGAAGCCCAATTCCAGCAGCGCCGAGGGGATGTCGGGCGATTTCAGCACCGAAAACGCCGCCCCCTTCACCGGCCGCCCATGCATCCCGATCCCCATCAGCGCCATGCGCGATGTCAGCCAGCGGGCGAAATTCTCGGATCGCGGCTGCGTGTCGGTGCGGGCGAAGTCCATCAGCGTGTCGGCCAGCGCGTCGTCCTGCCCCGCCAGATCGACGCCGGCCACCAGATCGTCGCGGTCGTGGCGCATCGCCAGTTGCCGCGCCGCACGCCCGTCCGAGGCCGGGTTCCACAGATAGACGGTGGCCCCCGCCGCCTGCCCCTGCGGCAGTGCATCGGCGTGCAGCGACAGGAACAGCTGCGCCCCGGCCGCGCGCGCGCGGGTCATCCGTTCCTCAAGCCGCACGAAACTGTCATCCTCGCGCGTCATCGCCACCTCGACGCCGCGGGCCTGCAACGCCGCGCGCAGATCGTGGGCGAAGGACAGGACCAGATCCGCCTCGCTTGCGCTGCCCGCCTGCGCGCCGGGGTCGATCCCGCCATGGCCCGGGTCCAGCGCGACGACCAGCTTCTCCGGCGGCGCGGCGGGCGCAAATTCGGCCGGCGGCGGCAGGTCGCGCAGGGCGGTCGCGGCACTGGGCCGGGGGGCGAAATCGGCCTCGTCGACCGGGTGCAGGGCGATTGTGATCTGCGGCTGCGGCGCGGTCGTGCGCTGCCCCGCGCTTTGGACGCGATAGGGGCCGGGCAGTTCGATCACCACCCGCGACCAGCCGCGCCGGTAATGGCCCCAGCGGATCGCCGGAACCAGATCGGCCCCGAACAGATCGTCGGGCCGGCTGCCGGCGAAATCGACGCCCTGAAGATCGACGATCAGCCGGATCGGATCGCCGACCAGATAGACGCGATAGGGCACCGCCCGCGTCAGCGTCAGCCGCAATTCCATCGGCGGCGGCCCGCCCCAGCCCAGCAGCTTCCCGCGCCCGGTCACGGTCAGCGACGACGCGCCGGGCTGCAATGTCGCAGGCTCTTGCGCGGCGGCAAGCCCGGGCCAGACCAGCAGCAGCGCGAAAATCAGCGCCAGCCGTGTCATCTGCTTTCCATGAACGCGGCCAGACGGCGCAGCCCTTCGGCGATATCCTCGGTCGCGCGGGCATAGCTGAAGCGCAGGGTCCGGGCGCCGCGGTCGGGGTCGAAATCCAGCCCCGGCGTCACGGCCACCCCGGCCTTGTCCAGAATGTCCGCGGCCAGTTGCAGGGAATTGTCGGTCAAATCCGAGACATCGGCATAGATATAGAACGCCCCTTCGGGCGGCGCGATCCGGGTGAAGCCGGCCTTGGGCAACCCGTCCAGCATCAGGCGCCTGTTTTCGGCATAGACGGCCAGGTTTTCGTCGGCCTCGTCCATGCAGTCCAGCGCGGCCAGCGCCGCGACCTGGCTGGCATGGGGCGGGCAGATGAACATGTTCTGGGCCAGCCGCTCGACCGTGCGCAGATGGGTTTCGGGCACGACCATCCAGCCGACCCGCCAGCCGGTCATGGAAAAGTATTTGCTGAAAGAGTTTATGACGAAAACATCATCCGTCACCTCAAGCGCGGAATGGCAGCGGTCGCCATAGGACAGCCCGTGATAGATCTCGTCCGAGATGACGGCCATGTTCCGCTCCGCGGCCGCCTGCGTCAGCGCCCGCAGTTCGTCCAGACGCAGCACGGTT is part of the Paracoccus stylophorae genome and encodes:
- a CDS encoding penicillin-binding protein 1A, yielding MLRGILSFFGAIFSWVVTAAFFAALTIGGIFWVYSRDLPSHETLAQYTPKTISRIYSGEGRLIDEFAEERRLFVPIEEVPDLVKEAFISAEDKNFYTHPGYDLRGILGAAYQAAATGGSTVRGASTITQQVMKNFLLSSDRSVERKVKELILASRLERSLSKDQILELYLNEIFLGQNSFGVAAAAQTYFNKSLAELAPHEAAMLAAMPQAPGRYHPVRAKERVTERRNYVLREMWQNGYVDQATYEAEARLPLKTVQNGDYPSFNSQMPPRDYFTDEIRRQLSREFGHEEFFGGGLTIRATVEPDLQDAAANALRDALEDYDRGRGVWRGTGETIAADRLDDEAEWRGALYETRVPRDIPGWYPAVVLQLGDQDARIGIEGIEEDGDGHWIPAADVQWARPLNRDTGRLEARARVAGDLLSVGDVVLVRAMTSDSDGSFIRWTLRQVPQVQGGFMAMDVNTGRVMAMQGGFSYQSSVFNRATQAMRQPGSAFKPFVYAAALDNSYTPATIVVDEPIRLNTPFGLWEPKNAGGRHYGPTPLRTGIEQSRNLMTIRIAQDIGMETVAQYAEKFGAYDQLKPFLANALGAQETTLFKMVAAYAMFANGGERVEPTLVDRVQDRRGRTVYRHDRRVCETCGMQALPAGQGPVIDSNRERVMDAVTAYQLTSMMEGVVKRGSGKSVNLPVPIAGKTGTTNDAKDVWFIGFSSNIVAGCYLGYDQPRTLGSNAYGGTLCVPVFNAFMRKAVAEYGGSEFRVPPGGHWVKIDRITGQRLDDNATGANVIAEYFRDGTDPDWLSPYVVSGFDDGEVVLPWKAGSASGGATSITTSTGKRKVIPKRTDFGTMSSGGLY
- a CDS encoding N-acetylmuramoyl-L-alanine amidase, translating into MTRLALIFALLLVWPGLAAAQEPATLQPGASSLTVTGRGKLLGWGGPPPMELRLTLTRAVPYRVYLVGDPIRLIVDLQGVDFAGSRPDDLFGADLVPAIRWGHYRRGWSRVVIELPGPYRVQSAGQRTTAPQPQITIALHPVDEADFAPRPSAATALRDLPPPAEFAPAAPPEKLVVALDPGHGGIDPGAQAGSASEADLVLSFAHDLRAALQARGVEVAMTREDDSFVRLEERMTRARAAGAQLFLSLHADALPQGQAAGATVYLWNPASDGRAARQLAMRHDRDDLVAGVDLAGQDDALADTLMDFARTDTQPRSENFARWLTSRMALMGIGMHGRPVKGAAFSVLKSPDIPSALLELGFISDDSDRANLTDPSWRARMVEVVADAITGWARDDRARSAMLRH
- a CDS encoding pyridoxal phosphate-dependent aminotransferase; this encodes MRESVRGQVDPFIVMDVMQAAARAEAAGRHIIHMEVGQPGTPAPQGARTALARALSQPLGYTVALGLPRLRQGIAGLYRRWYGIDLDPARVVVTPGSSGAFILAFSALFDAGERVAMGLPGYPSYRQILRAMSLEPVGIATRPEDRYQPRPQDLPKAQGLILASPGNPSGTVLRLDELRALTQAAAERNMAVISDEIYHGLSYGDRCHSALEVTDDVFVINSFSKYFSMTGWRVGWMVVPETHLRTVERLAQNMFICPPHASQVAALAALDCMDEADENLAVYAENRRLMLDGLPKAGFTRIAPPEGAFYIYADVSDLTDNSLQLAADILDKAGVAVTPGLDFDPDRGARTLRFSYARATEDIAEGLRRLAAFMESR